From a region of the Janthinobacterium sp. 61 genome:
- a CDS encoding MHFG family PEP-CTERM protein has protein sequence MLGAASLLGMLSLAPLPAYAKGAPRADVLEHCSWNRPGADPFMGDVVAAVDRYPDIAPQVREQLKARMRARQYDEIVVISRDAIRGKGNYDARISDMHFGPGRVCRNVTRAGWSEQMQERGLVYCVQGACILVPTVCRNVSRITQVAAAGPRGAGAAPAVAAAPAAAPYAPVIDNPGTAHGGSLTGSAPPAVLASLPVQAFDVVHTSSNTVWPSSIGDGRNGGGPPPRGSSIIESLVPPPDLSVLPAVPEPHTWAMLLAGLALLVCGARKTVPTSMAPEA, from the coding sequence ATGCTGGGGGCCGCAAGCCTGCTTGGCATGCTGTCACTGGCACCGCTGCCCGCCTATGCCAAAGGGGCCCCACGGGCCGACGTGCTGGAGCATTGCAGCTGGAACCGTCCCGGCGCCGACCCGTTCATGGGCGATGTCGTGGCAGCCGTGGACAGATACCCGGACATCGCGCCGCAGGTGCGCGAACAATTGAAGGCGCGCATGCGCGCGCGCCAGTACGATGAAATCGTCGTGATCAGCCGCGACGCGATCCGCGGCAAGGGCAATTACGATGCACGCATCAGCGACATGCATTTCGGGCCGGGCCGCGTGTGCCGCAATGTCACGCGTGCAGGTTGGAGCGAGCAGATGCAGGAAAGGGGGCTCGTGTACTGCGTGCAGGGCGCATGCATCCTGGTGCCCACCGTGTGCCGCAATGTCAGCCGCATCACGCAGGTGGCGGCGGCCGGGCCGCGCGGCGCAGGAGCGGCGCCAGCTGTGGCAGCCGCACCTGCGGCGGCGCCATACGCTCCCGTCATCGACAATCCCGGCACCGCGCATGGCGGTTCGCTCACAGGTTCGGCGCCGCCGGCCGTGCTGGCCAGCCTGCCCGTACAGGCCTTCGATGTCGTACACACCAGCAGCAACACGGTGTGGCCATCGAGCATAGGCGATGGGCGCAACGGCGGCGGACCGCCACCGCGCGGCAGCAGCATCATCGAGTCGCTTGTGCCGCCCCCCGACCTGTCCGTCCTGCCGGCCGTGCCGGAACCGCACACCTGGGCCATGCTGCTGGCGGGACTGGCGCTACTGGTCTGCGGCGCCAGAAAAACCGTGCCCACAAGCATGGCGCCTGAGGCGTAG
- a CDS encoding MFS transporter: MPTTTESPLLRNSNFRWLLGGGLVSMLGDQFSMLALPWLVLSLTGDSLSLGIAVAMMGAPRAVFILLGGTIADRYSPRRVMLLSKYANAAILLLLAALLLLDHASLALAYAAALALGIASAFGIPAGTAILPQAVPLQSLQKANGLQMGARQLSLLAGPLLAALVLSAHDGAQQTGMAALAAAFAIDALTFLFSAWTLRQVSLRPLAAAGAAQGIWRDTASGLAMVWRDMPLRSCYAYWAVVAFFVMGPLQVALPVLASERLHGAAALGLLMGAHGAGTLAGMLASSLGGAWLQRRFGVTLLLLDAIVGCLLMALGQISTAWQGAALLAVTGMLGGYLQVAIFTWIQRRVAPAMLGRAMALFMGIFLGLAPLSAAATGALLRHLSVGELFCGGGALLLAAAVVAALFSAIPRIVGPETI; this comes from the coding sequence ATGCCAACCACGACAGAGTCTCCTTTGCTGCGCAATAGCAACTTCCGCTGGCTGCTGGGCGGCGGCCTGGTCTCCATGCTGGGCGACCAGTTCAGCATGCTTGCCCTGCCCTGGCTGGTGCTGAGCCTGACCGGCGATAGCCTCAGCCTGGGCATCGCCGTGGCCATGATGGGCGCCCCGCGCGCCGTGTTCATTTTGTTGGGCGGCACCATCGCCGACCGCTATTCACCCCGACGCGTAATGCTGCTGAGCAAATATGCGAACGCCGCCATCCTGCTGTTGCTGGCAGCACTACTGTTGCTTGACCACGCCAGCTTGGCGCTGGCGTATGCGGCCGCGTTAGCGCTGGGCATCGCGTCCGCTTTCGGCATCCCGGCCGGCACGGCCATTCTGCCGCAGGCTGTGCCGCTGCAATCGTTGCAAAAAGCTAATGGCTTGCAGATGGGCGCGCGCCAATTGTCCTTGCTGGCCGGCCCCCTGCTGGCGGCGCTGGTCCTCAGCGCTCACGATGGCGCGCAGCAAACCGGCATGGCGGCGTTGGCTGCCGCCTTTGCCATCGATGCGTTGACGTTTCTGTTCTCCGCCTGGACCTTGCGGCAAGTCAGCCTGCGGCCACTGGCAGCGGCCGGCGCGGCACAGGGCATCTGGCGCGACACGGCGTCGGGCCTGGCCATGGTGTGGCGCGACATGCCCTTGCGCAGCTGCTATGCCTACTGGGCGGTGGTGGCGTTCTTCGTCATGGGACCGCTGCAGGTGGCCTTGCCCGTGCTGGCCAGCGAACGCCTGCACGGTGCCGCAGCGCTGGGCCTGCTGATGGGCGCGCACGGCGCCGGCACACTGGCCGGCATGCTGGCATCAAGCCTGGGCGGCGCCTGGCTGCAGCGGCGTTTCGGCGTCACCTTGCTGCTCCTCGACGCCATCGTGGGCTGCCTGTTGATGGCGCTGGGACAAATCAGCACAGCCTGGCAAGGCGCAGCCTTGTTGGCCGTCACAGGCATGCTGGGCGGCTACTTGCAGGTCGCCATCTTTACGTGGATACAGCGGCGCGTGGCGCCCGCCATGCTGGGCCGGGCCATGGCCCTGTTCATGGGCATCTTCCTGGGCCTGGCTCCGCTGTCCGCAGCGGCCACGGGGGCGCTGCTACGCCACCTGAGCGTGGGTGAGCTGTTCTGCGGCGGCGGCGCCCTGCTGCTGGCGGCAGCCGTGGTAGCCGCACTTTTCAGCGCCATCCCGCGCATCGTCGGGCCAGAAACGATTTAA
- a CDS encoding group II truncated hemoglobin yields MTDTTAPTLYETIGGATVLREMVDRFYDLMELEAEFAGIRVMHPPSTDGSRDKLYFFLTGWMGGPDLYIEKFGHPRLRARHLPYAIGTSERDQWLRAMAWAMEDTGIEESLRVRLMESFYQTADWMRNKPD; encoded by the coding sequence ATGACTGATACCACTGCCCCTACCCTGTACGAGACCATCGGCGGCGCTACCGTGCTGCGTGAAATGGTCGACCGTTTTTACGACTTGATGGAACTGGAAGCCGAGTTCGCCGGCATCCGCGTCATGCATCCTCCCTCGACGGACGGCTCGCGCGACAAGCTGTATTTCTTCCTGACGGGCTGGATGGGCGGCCCGGACCTGTATATCGAGAAATTCGGCCACCCGCGCCTGCGCGCTCGCCACTTGCCCTACGCCATCGGCACCAGCGAGCGCGACCAGTGGCTGCGCGCCATGGCCTGGGCCATGGAAGACACGGGCATCGAAGAGTCCCTGCGCGTGCGCCTGATGGAATCGTTCTATCAGACAGCCGACTGGATGCGCAACAAACCTGACTGA
- the rmuC gene encoding DNA recombination protein RmuC, whose translation MSPIEFYSLLGAAAVAIVLLILILVRPRGVAGDGATTLALVQQHQQQSLERIDRVEREVRLQLQASAQATRQDLAAGLAQFQAATLQQLDSLRTQMQAQGKVGREEQAQSLARFAESTNQTLSQLTESNAQRMLEVRATLENKIRDLQADNGARLEEMRKTVDEKLHATLETRLSASFQQVSERLEKVHQGLGEMQQLALGVGDLKRVLTNVKTRGTWGEVQLEMLLEQVLTVDQYAKNVETVPGSGARVEFALKLPGMSDGGPPVWMPIDAKFPKEQYERLVEAAERADADGVALAGRELERAVRGEAKTIAEKYLAPPQTTDFAILFLPTEGLYAEVLRRPGLADELQRVHRVSIAGPSTLTALLNSLQMGFRTLALEKRSSEVWQVLGAVKTEFGKFGDVLSQTRLTLEKAAKNIESAEVRSRQMARKLKSVEALPGEAAALLLGAADAGSSAEADGD comes from the coding sequence ATGAGCCCAATCGAGTTTTATAGCCTGCTGGGCGCCGCTGCCGTCGCCATCGTCCTATTGATCCTGATCCTGGTGCGTCCGCGTGGCGTTGCCGGCGATGGCGCCACCACGCTGGCGCTGGTGCAGCAGCACCAGCAGCAAAGCCTGGAACGCATCGACCGCGTCGAACGGGAAGTGCGGCTGCAGTTGCAGGCGTCGGCGCAAGCCACGCGGCAGGACCTGGCGGCCGGCCTGGCGCAATTCCAGGCGGCGACATTGCAACAGCTCGACAGCCTGCGCACGCAGATGCAGGCGCAGGGGAAAGTCGGGCGCGAAGAGCAGGCGCAAAGCCTGGCGCGCTTTGCCGAGAGCACGAACCAGACCCTGTCCCAGCTGACGGAATCGAATGCGCAGCGCATGCTGGAAGTGCGCGCCACGCTGGAGAACAAGATCCGCGACTTGCAGGCTGACAATGGCGCGCGCCTGGAAGAGATGCGCAAGACGGTCGATGAAAAACTGCACGCTACCCTGGAAACGCGGCTTTCCGCCTCGTTCCAGCAAGTGTCGGAGCGGCTGGAAAAAGTCCACCAGGGCCTGGGCGAAATGCAGCAGCTGGCGCTGGGCGTGGGCGACCTGAAGCGAGTGCTCACCAACGTCAAGACACGTGGAACGTGGGGTGAAGTGCAGCTGGAAATGCTGCTGGAGCAGGTACTCACTGTCGACCAGTATGCAAAGAACGTGGAAACGGTGCCGGGCAGCGGCGCACGCGTGGAATTCGCCCTGAAGTTGCCGGGCATGAGCGACGGCGGGCCGCCCGTGTGGATGCCTATCGATGCGAAATTTCCGAAAGAACAATACGAGCGCCTGGTCGAAGCGGCCGAGCGGGCTGATGCCGACGGCGTGGCCCTGGCTGGCCGCGAGCTGGAGCGGGCCGTGCGGGGCGAGGCGAAAACCATTGCCGAGAAATACCTGGCGCCGCCGCAGACCACGGATTTCGCCATTTTGTTCCTGCCCACGGAAGGCTTGTATGCGGAAGTGCTGCGCCGGCCAGGCCTGGCCGACGAATTGCAGCGCGTGCACCGCGTCAGCATCGCCGGTCCATCCACCCTGACGGCCTTGCTCAACAGCCTGCAGATGGGGTTCCGCACCCTGGCGCTGGAAAAGCGTTCGTCGGAAGTGTGGCAGGTGCTGGGCGCCGTCAAGACGGAATTCGGCAAGTTTGGCGACGTGCTGTCGCAAACCCGGCTGACCCTGGAAAAAGCGGCAAAGAATATTGAAAGCGCGGAAGTGCGCAGCCGGCAGATGGCGCGCAAGCTGAAATCCGTGGAAGCCTTGCCGGGCGAGGCGGCCGCCTTGCTGCTGGGGGCAGCGGACGCGGGATCGTCCGCCGAGGCGGACGGCGACTAG
- a CDS encoding MarR family winged helix-turn-helix transcriptional regulator, which produces MNDHTPPSPDSDGALDFCLRLARAQALIVRRFDSALGNLHGLSFSDYQLLYQLQRAPGARLRRIDLAERLALTASGVTRSLMPLEKIGLVARQADQRDARVGYAVLTAAGQELLDHASATAHAVGRELLQDAPADQLGALSAVLGRLAG; this is translated from the coding sequence ATGAACGATCACACTCCCCCGTCGCCGGACAGCGATGGCGCGCTGGACTTTTGCCTGCGCCTGGCGCGCGCCCAGGCACTCATCGTGCGCCGCTTCGACAGCGCCCTGGGTAATTTGCATGGCCTGAGCTTCAGCGATTATCAATTGCTGTATCAGCTGCAGCGCGCACCCGGTGCGCGCCTGCGCCGCATCGACCTGGCCGAGCGCCTGGCGCTGACAGCCTCGGGCGTCACGCGCTCCCTGATGCCGCTGGAAAAAATCGGCCTGGTAGCACGCCAGGCGGACCAGCGCGACGCGCGCGTCGGCTATGCCGTGCTGACTGCCGCCGGCCAGGAATTGCTGGACCATGCCAGCGCCACCGCGCATGCGGTGGGCCGCGAATTGCTGCAGGACGCACCGGCAGACCAGCTGGGAGCGCTGTCCGCCGTCCTGGGCAGACTGGCCGGCTGA
- a CDS encoding GIY-YIG nuclease family protein: MDKTRQATLKAHYRQQPPPLGIIALRHLPSGQTLLECSRNAPGSLNRHRFELNLGKHRNAALQADWRRDGAAAFSCEIIDTVRPSDDPAFDADAELDALLALHRILWQEQGQPLY; the protein is encoded by the coding sequence ATGGACAAGACACGACAGGCAACATTGAAAGCCCACTACCGGCAACAGCCGCCGCCGCTGGGCATCATCGCCCTGCGGCACCTGCCCAGCGGACAGACCTTGCTCGAATGCAGCCGTAACGCGCCCGGCTCGCTGAACCGGCACCGTTTCGAGCTGAATCTGGGCAAGCACCGCAATGCCGCGCTGCAGGCGGATTGGCGGCGCGACGGCGCGGCGGCCTTTTCCTGCGAAATCATCGACACCGTCAGGCCGTCCGACGACCCCGCCTTCGATGCGGACGCCGAACTGGACGCCCTGCTGGCACTGCACCGTATACTGTGGCAGGAACAGGGGCAGCCACTGTATTGA